A stretch of Carya illinoinensis cultivar Pawnee chromosome 14, C.illinoinensisPawnee_v1, whole genome shotgun sequence DNA encodes these proteins:
- the LOC122293697 gene encoding uncharacterized protein LOC122293697 — protein MDLDLALRVDEPPIPIESSSLIDKNTYERWERSNRLSLMLIKSHVSKSIRGSIPECDKVKDYIKAIEEQFVSSDKALASTLMNKLSVMKHGKSKSVREHIMEMRDIAAQLKYLEIEISESFLVHFILNSLPTEYGQFKISYNTHKEKWSINELLTMCVQEEERLKHENIESAHFVTQRKGQWKKGKSVGINKWKKDGKATFKRYKDDDTCFFCKKKGHKWTRSLP, from the coding sequence ATGGATTTGGACTTGGCACTTCGTGTGGATGAACCACCTATACCCATTGAATCAAGTTCATTGATAGATAAAAATACCTATGAAAGGTGGGAGCGGTCTAACCGATTAAGTCTAATGCTCATCAAGTCACATGTGAGTAAGAGCATTAGAGGTTCAATCCCAGAGTGTGATAAAGTCAAAGACTACATAAAGGCTATTGAAGAGCAATTTGTTAGTTCTGATAAGGCATTGGCTAGCACCCTAATGAATAAATTATCAGTTATGAAGCATGGCAAATCCAAAAGTGTGCGTGAGCACATAATGGAAATGAGGGATATTGCAGCCCAACTAAAGTATTTAGAGATTGAGATTTCAGAGTCATTTCTTGTCCATTTCATACTCAACTCTCTTCCTACAGAATATGGACAATTTAAGATTTCCTATAACACACATAAGGAAAAATGGTCCATTAATGAACTTTTAACCATGTGTGTAcaagaagaagagagattgaaacATGAAAATATTGAGAGTGCTCATTTTGTTACTCAAAGGAAGGGACAATGGAAGAAAGGCAAAAGTGTCGGTATTAATAAGTGGAAGAAGGACGGGAAAGCGACATTCAAACGCTATAAAGACGATGATACATGCTTCTTTTGCAAGAAAAAAGGGCACAAATGGACCCGGTCGTTGCCCTGA